The genomic segment CTGAGATAAATATTataagttgagtgaccatttggGTTATTAACACCAAAAATTAATGCGCAAAAATCCAGTTGCTCAATTGTTACATTGATCAAACCCGTATATTCATCATATATTACCGGTAccaaataattttacaaattatgagcTAGCAGAGAAGCCGTTCAGAACAAGAGAAGGCATGTTACCAAACAACAACATAGGAAAAAACAAACTCTGCTAAGTGATCTATCAGCGTGTTATAGTTGCCTTCTTAACCTTGGACTACTGCTGGCTGCTAGATTATATGAGTTTGTTTGTGCATATAAAGTAGTTGATGAATTCCCAAACATCCGTGAATAAACAATTCCCCCTGTTGTCGTGCCACCGGGGCTTAACATAGGTTCTGTTGTATACGTTTGATGTGTTGGAGACTCTTGTGGATAATTTTGATGGTGAAGTTGCTGGGATGGATATGAATTATTAGTTTCTACCAACGTTTTCCCCCCACATCTCGGACTAGGAGGCCTTTGTGGTATGATTATACCAAGATTCGGGGCCTTGCCTTCAGATGATTTTGTTGCTTGACCGCGACCATAGAGTGGAATCAACATTTTCTCTGAGACTTCAGCCTTGCAAACAGGACATTTTGGTTTCTGGTTATAGGTATTTTCAGAAGAAATGCTCTGAAAATGTATCCATTTGTAGATGCAAGGCCAGCAAAAGAGGTGTCCGCATAACGTAACAACAGGATCATGCACAATATCTAGGCATATGTTACACTCTAAACCTCCAGACAGAGCATTGTCTTCAAGCTTATCATCAATTGTCTTCCACTTCTCTAAGGAAATATTGCGTTCTTCAAAGGTAGTTTCTGCTATTTGCTCTTGAAAAAGTTGTTCTAAGGCCATTTTTTTTGGCCAGTGCCTGTCGCAATGCCAAGACGAACAATGGTTAGATTGTAGGTTCTTAATACAACTGGAATTGGGAATTTATAAGGACGAGGACAGAACAAGAATGGAAGTTCGCAAACAAGAGTAATGATTCTTAAGGTTGTCAAAATAACATTATTAAAGGGGCAAGGCCAAAAAGAAAAGGCCCTACACATTATTAAGCAAGTGAATACTCACCAACTATATCAAATTACTCCCTCGGCTCAAATTTAGACGACATTATTTGACTTggcataaaatttaattaaaaaaatggatgacTTTTTAAATTTGTGGGAATAAAACACTTCTTAACTATTTATGTGATTATACATTATTTCATCATGGAAAAAAGAATTTTCAATTATAAAAACGTTACATTCTTTTTtacagattaaaaaaaaaatgtcacataaattaaaataaaaaaaatcatagtttTTAAGTAATTTAATGAATTCCTGATGGGTCAATTTAAGTTAGAGGAGTATTTGTCCAAATACATTTTACATCTATCTAATCAATTTAAACACCTGACGTGATGTTCGTAAGGTTTTATCAATATTAAACATATGATCAGAACTTTATTAATTCTAGAAAACAGGGCCCCATTGGAAAGAATATAAATCTAGAAAATAACTTCACGTGAATAAAATGTACCTCAAGTTGCGCACAAGGAGCTACAACTTGATGGCCTTCTACACAATATACATCCCATAAGTTCAATCGAGAAAAATACTTTTACTCAATAAAATTTAGGAGCTCCAATTACACTGATAATCACTAGGGAATTTTTTAGGCTTGTGTACGAGTCTCTTGTAAAACTAAAATCTCTGTTTTTTCATCTGAATATCTGTGTCAAGTaggttgaaattaaaaaaaaaaaaatttgcgaTGCAATATATATGAAATCACGTGAATTCAATACTGTAAACTCAATTATTACCATGtattgttgaaggattttcttgcATTTCTACATTACTAACCAAGCTAATACACAAAGCAATCAAATTTCAATGGAATGATGACGGGCTTCCAAgagttgaagaataagttaacttcTACCCCTAAATTGGTATTTctaaaaggtacagaagtgtattTTGATGCTTCGGAAGTGGGCCTAGAGTGtttattgatgcaacatggtaaggtagtgTTACGCCCCAAGACAGTTGTTtccatatgagaagaattaccaaTACATGATTTTGAGCTAGCAGCTATTATATTTACTTTAAAGCTATAACGCTACTACTTATATGAGGTTCATGTAGACATATATACTAgccataagagtttacaatatatcTTCAAGCAGAACGACTTAAATCTAAAGCAACGAAGATGACTTGAGCTATTAAagaactatgatgttgatatcttataaTTAGATTGCTATAAAAACCTCTAAACTCTAAATTTTAGATCCTACTAAAGAGTGATAGATATGGTAGGGGCAGGGGAATGAGGCAATATATATGGACGGTGGCAGAAAATAGAACAGAAAAGCACATAATAAGgtaatttttagtatattatcTTTTGgatataataaattcaatattttgaaaaaatgtatTGACGATAACAGTAGTTAATAAgtaagggtaaaattgaaataaataattcaattatttatatagTTCCAACTTAACCAATATTGTTGGACCCTAGTTAAtaatatgaacaaataaagatAGACGGAGGGAGTATCATATAAAAGAACAAGATTGCGCATGAACTATAGAATTACTCCCTCTTCCAACAATAATTGTCCACTATTAACTTGACAGACAtgttaaaaaatagtaaataataggAATAACTTTACCATatcaccctttgaatataatagaGAGAAGTATAAATTATCCCCCAGAAGTTGTCTCATTTTATTTATGATACATTTGAACTTTAAGTCGTCTTAAGTACCCCCGAACTAGTTATTTTTATATGTCGCATGACCCTTTTTAGCTTGCGTGGAAAAATGTATGATTTCAAACTCCATCACGCACGTGATGGAGTTAATTTTTTGTCAAATCAGCTTCTTCCAtcgtaaaaaatgaaaaaaacccattttttaaaatttttttaaaaacttcaaTCATCCCTCTTCCTCCGTCACTTtcaaaatgtgtaaaaaaaattctttcaattgATTCTATTTTACCTACTTaaattaggtttttttttttagttatcgGTTTGCCCAATAAAAAGATTAAAGAGTTATACAAAATTGTGCAGAAGAGATTTACTTTAAAAGGAGAAAGACGTAAAAAAGAGTGGAATAGTCACAAGAGTTATACCAAATTATCTCTGTAATGTTTCTGTGTTTCACACTGTTAATAAGGAAATGaataattatgtctcatttaatATGAGTTATATTTAAAGAGTAATGCAAAATTTATAGTAAATATGTAGTAAAAATAGTATGActaataaaaatagtttttttttggtACGTTAAGAAAGATGCATTGATAATTAAAAGAGTTTGTACAGGTGCCTATCCAGGTACAAAAACTAAGCTGCTTTGGTTTGCTATATGTTGAGCATTTACAGAATGGGAGAGAGTTTTTCTTTCTAAGTCTTCCCAAAAAACTATGCCTATACTAGCTGGCGGAGTCGTATAGACATGTAGTCTGTCAAAAAGGTCCTTTTCTGATCCCTGCTTAGCCGGCATGTCCACTACCCTGCTCTGCTCCTTATAGATGTGCTGAACTGGAGGATTCTCCAAGCTCTCTAGGAA from the Capsicum annuum cultivar UCD-10X-F1 chromosome 9, UCD10Xv1.1, whole genome shotgun sequence genome contains:
- the LOC107855664 gene encoding E3 ubiquitin-protein ligase RMA1H1-like, which produces MALEQLFQEQIAETTFEERNISLEKWKTIDDKLEDNALSGGLECNICLDIVHDPVVTLCGHLFCWPCIYKWIHFQSISSENTYNQKPKCPVCKAEVSEKMLIPLYGRGQATKSSEGKAPNLGIIIPQRPPSPRCGGKTLVETNNSYPSQQLHHQNYPQESPTHQTYTTEPMLSPGGTTTGGIVYSRMFGNSSTTLYAQTNSYNLAASSSPRLRRQL